The Longimicrobium sp. genome contains the following window.
CGCTCTCGGACACCGCCAGGCCGCGCAGCTCCAGCGGCTCGGGCGCGTCGATCCCCAGCGGCGCCAGCGCCTGCCGCAGCCCGTTGATGCGCAGCTGCGCCACGTAGCTCCACGCCCCGTCCGCGCGGCTCCAGTCCACCCGCATCCCGGTGCCGGGGGGCAGCCGGCAGATGAACCCGGGGGCGGGGGCGTTGCGCACGGCCTCTTCGCGGGGGAACAGCTCGAACGGACCCGGCACGGTGGTCCGCCCGCGCACCACCCGGCGGTCGAGCGTCTCGACGCGCAGATCGTACGTGCGCCCCGGCCGGACCGCGCGGGCGCCGGTGAAGTCTTCGCGGTAGCAGGTGCCGCGGAAGTCCACCGAGTCCGACTCCAGGTAGCGCCGGTCGATCCGGTAGCAGCTTTCGCCCGCTTCGCCGAAGAAGTGCCGGACGTTGTTCTGCTCGGTCACCTCCACGCGCGCGCCCCGCGCCTCCCCGGCCACGATCCCCTGCAGCGAGCGGTGCAGCAGCACGTACTGGTCTTCGCGGTCGGTGCGCAGCACGGCCTCCACCACCAGCACGTCCTCGGCCGGCTCGGTGGTCACCTCGGTCAGCTCGCACGCGGCCGCCGCAGCCAGCAACGCCGCCGTTAGCGTGAATCGCAGAACCCGCATCGGTGGCTCGTCTCCCCGATTCGCCGGCACCGCTGTTCCGGCCGACTGCCGGCCGGTGCGGCCTGTTGATCAATTAACCACCACTCTCCGCACGCTGTCCAGCCGGGTCGCACCCTCGCTCGCGATCGTACCGCACGCAGGGGCAGTCCTACCAACGTTTCCTGCTGTAGACGCACGGAATCCGCCAGCCTACAATTGCCGTCACACCGAAAGGTGCGATTCGCTGCGCCCGCCAAAGGCCGTCAGAGACAATAATGAAGCCACGCCGCTCGAGCGAGGCTCCGCTGCCGCGCTCCCCGCTCGATTTCGTGTATCCCCTGACGATCCGGGCGCCGGGCGCGGAGGGCGGCGCCATCCTGGCGGAGGTGCGGGACAGGTACGCGCTCGCCGTGCTGCGCGCGCTCCGGCTGGTGCTGGCCTGGAGCCGGGGGCCGGACCTCGCCGCGCCTCTCTTCCGCCGCGAGCCGCTGGACGAATGGGAGGCGGAGCTGCACGCCGCGCGGATCCGGAAGCCGCTGCGGATGCCGCTGATCGCCCTCGCCGCGGAGCTGAGGCGGCCGGAGCGGGCGGACCCCGGCGTCCTCGCGCAGGCCTGCTTCGCGATCAGCGAGTGGGCGCTGGGCACCGGGGCGGAAAGCACCGCGCTGCTGTTCGCGGAAGCCGCCGCGCTGGTATCGCCCACCGACGCTCGCCGCGCGTG
Protein-coding sequences here:
- a CDS encoding DUF4249 family protein; amino-acid sequence: MRVLRFTLTAALLAAAAACELTEVTTEPAEDVLVVEAVLRTDREDQYVLLHRSLQGIVAGEARGARVEVTEQNNVRHFFGEAGESCYRIDRRYLESDSVDFRGTCYREDFTGARAVRPGRTYDLRVETLDRRVVRGRTTVPGPFELFPREEAVRNAPAPGFICRLPPGTGMRVDWSRADGAWSYVAQLRINGLRQALAPLGIDAPEPLELRGLAVSESDTTIRLPGEFGVFERFQYDQDLLLAIRDGFPEGVRMDLVVAAADRNWVNGVRGANFNPSGLVRISSVVGDGVGVFGSLVPRRMQILVAAADIPGIPLCPGRV